One region of Ahniella affigens genomic DNA includes:
- a CDS encoding pilin encodes MKKTQGFTLIELMIVVAIIAILAAIALPAYQDYTIRAQVSECPTLAAGAKTAVAETFQNTGTFPTSNTEAGMAAATEIVGNYVTQVEVSGAGVITCTFGNDANTLIAGQNMTLTPDGTTNVGSITWQCGGSIDAKYRPSSCRP; translated from the coding sequence CCCAAGGTTTTACCCTGATCGAGCTGATGATCGTTGTCGCCATTATCGCCATTCTGGCCGCGATTGCTCTGCCGGCTTATCAGGACTACACGATCCGCGCTCAAGTTTCTGAATGCCCGACGCTGGCTGCTGGCGCCAAGACCGCCGTTGCCGAAACCTTCCAGAACACCGGTACGTTCCCGACCTCGAACACGGAAGCCGGCATGGCCGCTGCGACGGAAATCGTGGGTAACTATGTGACGCAAGTCGAAGTTAGCGGCGCAGGCGTCATCACCTGCACGTTCGGTAACGACGCGAACACGCTGATCGCTGGCCAGAACATGACGCTGACCCCGGACGGCACCACGAACGTCGGCAGCATCACGTGGCAATGCGGTGGCTCGATCGATGCCAAGTACCGCCCAAGCAGCTGCCGTCCGTAA